The stretch of DNA AGATCAGCATCAGGCCGCATCTATCTTTCTCCTCCGCACATAGGGGAAGCGGAAAAGGAGTTTGTTCTCGAAGCCTTTGAAACGAATTGGATCGCACCGATAGGGCCGCATGTGGATGCCTTCGAGCGCGAGTTCTGTGAGGTAACAGGATGCAGGCATGCGGCAGCCGTAATCTCGGGTACAGCCGCTCTGCACCTTGCCCTCCAGTTAATCGGCGTCCGTCCGGGTGATGAGGTTCTCTGCTCTACCCTGACTTTTATTGCCAGTGCCTCGCCTGTTACCTACCTTGGGGCCAGGCCATTTTTTATCGACAGCGACCGGACATCCTGGAACATGGATCCGGAGCTTTTGACTGATGAGCTGAAAGAGCGGGCCCGCAGAAACCGGCTGCCCAAAGCTGTGGTTCTGGTCCACCTGTTCGGCCAGAGTGCGGACATTGACCCTATTCTTGCGGCCTGTAACCGTTATGGCGTACCGCTGATCGAAGATGCCGCCGAAGCCCTGGGAGCCACATATCAGGGACGATCTCCCGGCACCTTCGGCCTGGCCGGGGTGTATTCCTTTAACGGCAATAAGATTATTACGACTTCAGGCGGGGGCATGCTCGTTTCGGATGATGAGGAACTGGTGTCAAGAGCCCGGTTTCTGGCTACCCAGGCAAGGGATCCGGCCCCGCATTACGAGCATTCGGTTATCGGCTATAATTACCGGCTCAGCAATGTGCTGGCTGGAATCGGCCGGGGGCAGCTTCGTGCCCTGCACGAGCGGATCGAGACCAGACGCCGCAATTACCAGTTTTATCAGGCCGGCCTGGCTGATGCTGACGGGATTGAATTCATGCCGGAAGCTCCCTTCGGCAAGTGTACGCGCTGGCTCACCTGCCTGACCATAGACCCCGAAAGATTCGGTGCGGACAGGGATGGAATTCTTGCCGCACTTGGCAGGGAGAATATCGAAGCCAGGCCGATCTGGAAGCCCCTCCACCTTCAGCCAGCCTTCAGGGGTTGCACGTGCCGGGGCGGAGCTGTAGCTGAAGACCTCTTTAACCGTGGCCTCTGCCTCCCCTCAGGATCAAACCTGACCAGTGATGACCTTGAGCGGATCGTCGGCGTTATCCTGAGCTGTCGGCAGGGAAAGAGAGAGCCCTGGAATAGAATACGGTATCATGAAAAAAAACCTAATTGAGGGAAGACAGGGGGGCATGTATGG from bacterium encodes:
- a CDS encoding aminotransferase class I/II-fold pyridoxal phosphate-dependent enzyme; the protein is MVKVKPVAGTRSASGRIYLSPPHIGEAEKEFVLEAFETNWIAPIGPHVDAFEREFCEVTGCRHAAAVISGTAALHLALQLIGVRPGDEVLCSTLTFIASASPVTYLGARPFFIDSDRTSWNMDPELLTDELKERARRNRLPKAVVLVHLFGQSADIDPILAACNRYGVPLIEDAAEALGATYQGRSPGTFGLAGVYSFNGNKIITTSGGGMLVSDDEELVSRARFLATQARDPAPHYEHSVIGYNYRLSNVLAGIGRGQLRALHERIETRRRNYQFYQAGLADADGIEFMPEAPFGKCTRWLTCLTIDPERFGADRDGILAALGRENIEARPIWKPLHLQPAFRGCTCRGGAVAEDLFNRGLCLPSGSNLTSDDLERIVGVILSCRQGKREPWNRIRYHEKKPN